One Streptomyces sp. NBC_00536 genomic window carries:
- a CDS encoding PaaI family thioesterase: protein MLEVTLPPDRPGRMRGLAAPDADTSGRRTLTGLADGTVPDPPAAHTLALPPATSWLPGLVTCETEFDANLTLTPGVVFGGWIACLVDHFAGLVMLSAIPDGSGFLTAGLSVAYHAPLLPGPVTVEAVLTSCSTRRAVAEVRFLQDGRPACTGTVEQIIHRAGSNRA, encoded by the coding sequence ATGCTCGAAGTCACCCTGCCCCCCGACCGGCCCGGCCGCATGCGCGGCCTCGCCGCCCCCGACGCCGACACCAGCGGGCGGCGGACCCTGACCGGGCTGGCCGACGGAACCGTGCCCGACCCGCCCGCCGCGCACACCCTCGCCCTGCCGCCGGCCACCTCCTGGCTGCCCGGCCTGGTCACCTGCGAGACGGAGTTCGACGCGAACCTGACGCTGACCCCCGGGGTCGTCTTCGGCGGCTGGATCGCCTGCCTCGTCGACCACTTCGCGGGCCTGGTGATGCTGTCGGCGATCCCCGACGGGTCGGGCTTCCTGACCGCCGGGCTGTCCGTCGCCTACCACGCGCCGCTGCTGCCGGGTCCGGTGACCGTGGAAGCCGTACTGACCAGCTGCTCGACCCGGCGCGCGGTCGCCGAGGTGCGTTTCCTCCAGGACGGGCGGCCCGCCTGTACCGGGACGGTCGAGCAGATCATCCACCGGGCCGGGAGCAACCGTGCGTGA
- a CDS encoding ABC1 kinase family protein encodes MTTHPKDEKDRTVDDAQPTPTPTPTRRPARDIPRSPLTRNARLASLPLGFAGRSALRMGKRLLGQPVERLTGELQRRTGEQLFRVLGELKGGAMKFGQMLSVFEAALPPEVIGPYRAALTVLQEAAPALPAPRIHAVLAAELGADWRERFTSFDDEPAAAASIGQVHRAVWKDGRPVAVKVQYPGAGEALLGDYRQLGRLMKLFSLVTPGLDVEPMLDELRERVTEELDYRLEAAAQRAFADAFRDDEEVLVPEVIAFSERVLVTAWMEGTPLSAVIRDGTQQQRDEAGLKYARFLFSGPERAGYLHADPHPGNFRMLADGRLGVIDFGAVKHLPDGFPAALGTLNRLAQLGDWGAAHELLVAEGFMRPGSEPDDTALASFLLPIATPSREDTYRFTRQWLREEVVQAVDRGPGSLLRRFNLPPSYVLVNRVVGAATAVLCQLECELPFRAEALRWLPGFATPHEASAPA; translated from the coding sequence ATGACCACCCACCCGAAGGACGAGAAGGACCGGACCGTGGACGACGCCCAGCCCACCCCCACCCCCACCCCCACGCGCCGTCCGGCGCGGGACATCCCCCGCTCCCCGCTCACCCGCAACGCCCGCCTGGCCTCCCTCCCCCTCGGCTTCGCGGGCCGCAGCGCCCTGCGCATGGGCAAGCGGCTGCTCGGCCAGCCGGTCGAGCGGCTCACCGGCGAACTCCAGCGCCGCACCGGCGAGCAGCTCTTCCGCGTCCTGGGCGAACTCAAGGGCGGAGCGATGAAGTTCGGGCAGATGCTCTCCGTGTTCGAGGCGGCCCTGCCCCCGGAGGTCATCGGCCCCTATCGAGCCGCCCTCACCGTCCTCCAGGAGGCCGCACCAGCCCTGCCCGCCCCGCGGATCCACGCCGTGCTCGCCGCCGAACTGGGCGCCGACTGGCGCGAGCGGTTCACCTCCTTCGACGACGAACCGGCCGCCGCCGCCTCCATCGGCCAGGTGCACCGCGCCGTGTGGAAGGACGGCCGCCCGGTCGCGGTGAAGGTCCAGTACCCGGGCGCGGGGGAGGCCCTGCTCGGCGACTACCGGCAGCTCGGCCGCCTGATGAAGCTGTTCTCCCTCGTCACGCCCGGCCTCGACGTCGAGCCGATGCTCGACGAACTGCGCGAACGGGTCACCGAGGAACTGGACTACCGCCTGGAGGCGGCCGCCCAGCGGGCCTTCGCCGACGCCTTCCGCGACGACGAGGAGGTCCTCGTACCCGAGGTGATCGCCTTCAGCGAGCGGGTCCTCGTCACCGCGTGGATGGAGGGCACCCCGCTGTCGGCCGTCATCCGCGACGGAACGCAGCAGCAGCGCGACGAGGCCGGGCTCAAGTACGCCCGGTTCCTCTTCTCCGGCCCCGAACGCGCCGGATACCTGCACGCCGACCCCCACCCGGGAAACTTCCGGATGCTCGCGGACGGTCGGCTCGGCGTCATCGACTTCGGGGCGGTCAAACACCTGCCCGACGGGTTCCCGGCCGCCCTGGGCACCCTGAACCGGCTCGCGCAACTCGGCGACTGGGGCGCCGCCCACGAACTCCTCGTCGCGGAGGGGTTCATGCGCCCGGGATCCGAGCCCGACGACACCGCCCTCGCCTCGTTCCTCCTGCCCATCGCGACCCCGTCACGGGAGGACACCTACCGGTTCACCCGGCAGTGGCTGCGCGAGGAGGTGGTCCAGGCCGTGGACCGGGGCCCGGGCAGTCTGCTGCGCCGCTTCAACCTGCCGCCCTCGTACGTACTGGTGAACCGCGTCGTCGGCGCCGCGACGGCCGTCCTGTGCCAGCTGGAGTGCGAGCTGCCGTTCCGCGCCGAAGCCCTCCGCTGGCTCCCCGGCTTCGCCACCCCGCACGAGGCGTCCGCCCCCGCGTGA
- a CDS encoding lyase family protein, with product MTALRPVGEPAPDTGLLSPVRAGTAAEAATGDTACLQAMLDAEAALARAQARLGVLPARAAEAVTAAARAELYDLREVAVRARASANPVVGLVRMLTEAVAHQDPGAAQYVHQGSTSQDVLDTALMLVAARTTDLILDDLDRTAAALAALARAHRDTPMAARTLGQHAVPTTFGLKAAGWLQAVLDAEERLRRVREHGLPAQLGGAAGTMAGYLEYARLGTGSGTGGPGPGLGTGPGFGPGPGPGTGTGTGTGTGTGTGTGSGTATGTGTATATATASGPGPGPGPGPGPGPGPGPGTGTGTATATATGTGLGTGTGTGSGPGFGTGSGTATGAGTASGTASGSGLGAGLGTGAGLASGTGLATASGSGLGTGPATASASATAREPDDYAPRLTAAVAAELGLAEPLVPWHTVRTPLADLAAALSLTVSGLGTLAADVQLLSRTETAEVTEAAAEGRGASSAMPHKRNPALAALIRSAAYQLPGLVATLAQAAVTDDERPAGAWHAEWETLRTALRLTGGAAATAAELAAGLVVHPARMRANLELTGGLVVSERLAALLSPELGRADARSLVSAASARAAETGRHLADVLAEAPELDGRHSAPALRALCEPAHYTGAAAALVDRVLARHARTRRPG from the coding sequence GTGACCGCGCTCCGGCCGGTGGGGGAACCGGCACCGGACACCGGCCTGCTGTCGCCCGTACGGGCGGGCACCGCCGCCGAGGCCGCGACGGGCGACACCGCCTGCCTCCAGGCGATGCTCGACGCGGAGGCCGCGCTGGCGCGGGCCCAGGCACGGCTCGGCGTACTGCCCGCCCGCGCCGCCGAGGCCGTCACGGCCGCCGCGCGCGCCGAGCTGTACGACCTGCGCGAGGTCGCGGTGCGCGCCCGGGCGAGCGCCAACCCGGTGGTGGGGCTGGTGCGGATGCTCACCGAAGCGGTGGCCCACCAGGACCCCGGGGCGGCGCAGTACGTGCACCAGGGATCCACCAGCCAGGACGTCCTCGACACCGCGCTGATGCTGGTCGCGGCCCGCACCACGGACCTGATCCTGGACGACCTGGACCGTACGGCCGCCGCGCTGGCCGCACTCGCCCGCGCACACCGGGACACCCCGATGGCCGCACGCACCCTGGGCCAGCACGCGGTGCCCACCACCTTCGGACTCAAGGCGGCCGGCTGGCTCCAGGCCGTCCTGGACGCCGAGGAACGGCTGCGCCGCGTCCGGGAGCACGGCCTACCCGCCCAACTGGGCGGCGCGGCGGGGACCATGGCCGGATACCTGGAGTACGCGCGCCTCGGCACCGGCAGCGGCACCGGCGGCCCCGGCCCCGGCCTCGGCACCGGCCCCGGCTTCGGCCCTGGCCCCGGCCCCGGCACCGGCACTGGCACCGGCACTGGCACTGGCACTGGCACCGGCACAGGCAGCGGCACCGCCACCGGCACAGGCACCGCTACCGCTACCGCTACCGCCAGCGGCCCCGGCCCCGGCCCCGGCCCCGGCCCCGGCCCCGGCCCCGGCCCCGGCCCCGGCACTGGCACTGGCACCGCCACCGCCACCGCCACCGGCACCGGCCTCGGCACTGGCACTGGCACCGGCAGCGGCCCCGGCTTCGGCACAGGCAGCGGCACCGCCACCGGCGCAGGCACCGCCAGCGGCACCGCCAGCGGCAGCGGCCTCGGCGCCGGCCTCGGCACTGGCGCCGGCCTCGCCAGCGGCACAGGCCTCGCCACCGCCAGCGGCAGCGGCCTCGGCACCGGCCCCGCCACCGCTAGCGCCAGCGCCACCGCACGGGAGCCGGACGACTACGCGCCGCGGCTGACCGCCGCCGTCGCCGCCGAACTCGGCCTCGCCGAACCGCTCGTGCCCTGGCACACGGTGCGCACCCCGCTCGCCGACCTGGCCGCCGCGCTGTCCCTGACCGTCAGCGGGCTCGGCACGCTCGCCGCCGACGTCCAACTGCTCTCGCGCACGGAGACCGCCGAGGTCACCGAGGCGGCCGCCGAGGGCCGCGGCGCCTCCTCCGCCATGCCGCACAAGCGCAACCCGGCCCTGGCCGCGCTGATCCGGTCCGCCGCCTACCAGCTGCCCGGGCTGGTGGCCACCCTCGCCCAGGCCGCCGTCACCGACGACGAACGGCCCGCGGGCGCCTGGCACGCCGAGTGGGAGACGCTCCGCACGGCCCTGCGGCTCACCGGCGGCGCCGCCGCCACCGCCGCCGAACTCGCCGCGGGACTCGTCGTCCACCCCGCGCGGATGCGCGCGAACCTGGAACTCACCGGCGGCCTGGTGGTCTCCGAGCGGCTCGCCGCCCTCCTCTCGCCGGAGCTGGGGCGCGCCGACGCGCGGAGCCTGGTCTCGGCGGCCTCGGCGCGCGCCGCCGAAACCGGGCGCCACCTGGCCGACGTACTCGCCGAGGCGCCGGAGCTGGACGGCCGCCACAGCGCCCCCGCGCTGCGCGCGCTGTGCGAACCCGCGCACTACACCGGGGCCGCCGCGGCCCTCGTGGACCGGGTCCTGGCCCGCCACGCGCGCACCCGGCGCCCGGGCTGA
- a CDS encoding ferritin-like domain-containing protein translates to MTTTDYTRPEILTALAGEWAVPVQGNAVIQWDYDQRNDKMVRLYQQGKQRQWDMDERLDWDHEVDPDDPLGLPDDFISISGSTLWDRMPESERTVVRKHSSGWLYSQFLHSEQAALIAVGKILLTVNDLDSKLYAATQLMDEARHVEGFNRFLHTKIGLRYGLSPSIAAMFEHAMREPRWDFGVLAAHILVENMGLATFGVHRERLKDPLARAFSAYVARDEARHVAFGRLLLREYYPQLGEAELKEREDFVVEGCWALRDRYVDDDIWNTLGYGEEAIKASRRSPAKREFRRLVFMRIVPGLKEIGMFGPRVQEALQKMGVLGFHSVDEAALRELDDKAAVDELTRREMDFRRRDIASVVDLGSLAADGAPAAS, encoded by the coding sequence GTGACCACCACCGACTACACGCGCCCGGAGATCCTGACGGCGCTGGCCGGCGAATGGGCCGTCCCGGTGCAGGGCAACGCCGTCATCCAGTGGGACTACGACCAGCGCAACGACAAGATGGTCCGGCTCTACCAGCAGGGCAAGCAGCGCCAGTGGGACATGGACGAACGCCTCGACTGGGACCACGAGGTGGACCCCGACGACCCGCTCGGCCTCCCGGACGACTTCATCTCCATCTCGGGCTCCACGCTGTGGGACCGGATGCCCGAGAGCGAGCGGACGGTCGTGCGCAAGCACAGCAGCGGCTGGCTCTACTCGCAGTTCCTGCACTCCGAGCAGGCCGCCCTGATCGCGGTGGGCAAGATCCTGCTCACCGTCAACGACCTGGACTCCAAGCTGTACGCGGCCACCCAGCTGATGGACGAGGCCCGGCACGTCGAGGGCTTCAACCGCTTCCTGCACACCAAGATCGGCCTGCGGTACGGGCTCTCCCCGTCCATCGCCGCGATGTTCGAGCACGCGATGCGCGAACCGCGCTGGGACTTCGGCGTGCTCGCGGCGCACATCCTCGTGGAGAACATGGGCCTGGCCACCTTCGGCGTGCACCGCGAGCGGCTCAAGGACCCGCTGGCCCGGGCGTTCAGCGCCTACGTCGCCCGCGACGAGGCCCGCCACGTCGCCTTCGGCCGGCTGCTGCTGCGCGAGTACTACCCGCAGCTCGGCGAGGCGGAGCTGAAGGAGCGCGAGGACTTCGTCGTCGAGGGCTGCTGGGCGCTGCGCGACCGGTACGTCGACGACGACATCTGGAACACCCTCGGCTACGGCGAGGAGGCCATCAAGGCCTCGCGCCGCTCGCCCGCCAAGCGGGAGTTCCGCCGCCTGGTCTTCATGCGGATCGTGCCGGGCCTCAAGGAGATCGGCATGTTCGGCCCGCGGGTGCAGGAGGCGCTCCAGAAGATGGGCGTCCTCGGCTTCCACTCCGTGGACGAGGCCGCGCTGCGCGAACTGGACGACAAGGCGGCCGTGGACGAGCTGACGCGGCGCGAGATGGACTTCCGCCGCCGCGACATCGCCTCCGTCGTCGACCTCGGCTCCCTCGCCGCGGACGGCGCACCCGCCGCCTCCTGA
- a CDS encoding acyl-CoA dehydrogenase family protein, with protein sequence MRESELDREHLDFRDMVREFVDREIAPFHADWERAGLVDRQVWRSAGKLGLLGIDVPEEYGGGGVRDFRYQAIISEEIMRVGATGVGFALHNDVVAPYLLDLATEEQKRRWLPGFCSGELITAIAMTEPEAGSDLQAIRTSARRDGDHYVLSGAKTFITNGIHADLVIVVARTEPGSGSRGLSLLVVERGMPGFERGRKLEKIGMAAQDTAELFFDEVRVPVANLLGRAGRAFLHLANNLPQERLGIAAYAVAAAETAFAQTLAHCKSRSQFGQAIGSFQHVRFELAEMATELDVARTYVDRAVAEHNAGRLDAVAAAKAKWWATDVQRRVLDRCVQLHGGYGFMRETPVARAFVDNRVHAIYGGTNEVMKELIGRDLGV encoded by the coding sequence GTGCGTGAGAGCGAACTGGACCGGGAACACCTCGACTTCCGGGACATGGTGCGCGAGTTCGTGGACCGGGAGATCGCCCCCTTCCACGCCGACTGGGAACGGGCCGGGCTGGTCGACCGGCAGGTGTGGCGCTCCGCCGGAAAGCTCGGACTGCTCGGCATCGACGTGCCCGAGGAGTACGGCGGCGGGGGCGTGCGCGACTTCCGCTACCAGGCGATCATCAGCGAGGAGATCATGCGGGTCGGCGCCACCGGCGTCGGCTTCGCCCTCCACAACGACGTCGTCGCCCCGTACCTGCTGGACCTCGCCACCGAGGAACAGAAGCGCCGCTGGCTGCCCGGCTTCTGCTCGGGCGAGCTGATCACGGCCATCGCCATGACCGAACCCGAGGCCGGCAGCGACCTGCAGGCCATCCGCACCAGCGCCCGCCGCGACGGCGACCACTACGTGCTGAGCGGCGCGAAGACCTTCATCACCAACGGCATCCACGCGGACCTCGTGATCGTGGTGGCCCGGACCGAGCCGGGCAGCGGCTCGCGGGGACTGAGCCTGCTGGTCGTCGAGCGCGGCATGCCCGGCTTCGAGCGCGGCCGCAAGCTGGAGAAGATCGGCATGGCCGCGCAGGACACGGCCGAGCTGTTCTTCGACGAGGTGCGGGTGCCGGTCGCGAACCTGCTCGGCCGGGCCGGACGCGCCTTCCTCCACCTGGCGAACAACCTTCCCCAGGAACGCCTCGGCATCGCCGCCTACGCCGTGGCCGCCGCCGAGACCGCCTTCGCGCAGACGCTCGCCCACTGCAAGTCCCGCAGCCAGTTCGGGCAGGCCATCGGTTCCTTCCAGCACGTCCGCTTCGAACTCGCCGAAATGGCAACCGAGTTGGACGTGGCCCGCACGTACGTGGACCGGGCCGTCGCAGAGCACAACGCGGGACGCCTCGACGCCGTCGCCGCCGCGAAGGCCAAGTGGTGGGCCACCGACGTCCAGCGCCGCGTGCTGGACCGCTGCGTGCAACTGCACGGCGGCTACGGCTTCATGCGCGAGACCCCCGTGGCCAGGGCCTTCGTCGACAACCGGGTGCACGCGATCTACGGCGGCACCAACGAGGTCATGAAGGAACTCATCGGCCGCGACCTCGGCGTCTAG
- a CDS encoding anthranilate synthase component I — MTASTASTASTTISASAATTRHWTTPAGVQVTRLSEPLDPAGAEAELARLEEALDTRRGLLMSGRSEQPGRYRPYDLGYADPPVELTAVGDRLHVRALNARGRVLLPALADALRPHGALHDAADGTYSGEGAFAVAVGAEPGPVGQEEDRTRRRSVLTVLRAAVAALASPQDPVWGLYGAFGYDLVLGFDPVPLHQDRDPRDRTVVLHLPDTLLEIDRTRGAATRHTYEFAYAGRSTTGLDRATPAAPHGPPAEPAAYRDHAPGEYAQLVRKAQQRFRAGEMFEAVPGQSFHRPSPDAPSEVFRRLRARNPAPYGLLMNLAAGEHLVGASPEMFVRVDPDARTVESCPISGTIARGAGPLEDAERIRTLLDSRKEESELTMCTDVDRNDKARVCEPGSVEVLARRQIELYSTLIHTVDHVRGRLRGDRDALDAFLTHMWAVTVTGAPKRAAVAFIEEHERSPRRWYGGAVGRIGFDGGLDTALTLRTIQIRDGVATVRAGATLLFDSDPEAEESETILKAFALIDAVENPAPRTPARALPLTAGPGAVGSGRPPRVLLVDHQDSFVHTLADYVRQTGAEVLTYRAGFPPALLDALAPDLLVLSPGPGRPADFGMSALIEEALARHLPVFGVCLGLQGLVEHFGGTLGVLPHPVHGKPSPVDVLDGGGTVFKNLPARFPAGRYHSLYAETGTLPEVFDVTARTPDGIVMGIEHRELPVAAVQFHPESIMTTDGRAGHTLIANAVAGLTRAAAPRIGAGSPR; from the coding sequence ATGACGGCAAGCACGGCAAGCACGGCAAGCACCACGATTTCGGCGTCGGCGGCCACCACCCGGCACTGGACGACTCCGGCCGGAGTACAGGTCACGCGGCTCTCCGAACCCCTGGACCCGGCCGGGGCCGAGGCGGAACTGGCCCGCCTGGAGGAGGCCCTCGACACCCGGCGCGGCCTGCTCATGTCCGGCCGCTCGGAGCAGCCCGGCCGGTACCGCCCGTACGACCTGGGATACGCCGACCCGCCGGTGGAACTGACCGCCGTCGGCGACCGCCTCCACGTGCGGGCCCTCAACGCCCGCGGGCGCGTCCTGCTGCCCGCCCTGGCCGACGCCCTGCGTCCGCACGGCGCGCTCCACGACGCCGCGGACGGCACGTACAGCGGGGAGGGCGCTTTCGCCGTCGCCGTCGGCGCGGAGCCCGGTCCCGTCGGCCAGGAGGAGGACCGGACCCGCCGCCGCTCCGTCCTCACCGTCCTGCGCGCCGCCGTCGCCGCCCTCGCCAGTCCGCAGGACCCGGTGTGGGGCCTGTACGGCGCGTTCGGCTACGACCTGGTCCTCGGCTTCGACCCCGTACCGCTCCACCAGGACCGGGACCCGCGGGACCGCACGGTCGTCCTGCACCTGCCGGACACCCTCCTGGAGATCGACCGGACGCGCGGCGCCGCGACCCGGCACACCTACGAGTTCGCGTACGCGGGCCGCTCCACCACCGGCCTCGACCGCGCCACGCCCGCCGCCCCCCACGGCCCCCCGGCCGAACCCGCCGCCTACCGCGACCACGCGCCCGGCGAGTACGCGCAGCTGGTCCGCAAGGCCCAACAGCGCTTCCGGGCCGGGGAGATGTTCGAGGCCGTACCCGGCCAGAGCTTCCACCGCCCCAGCCCCGACGCCCCCTCGGAGGTGTTCCGCCGGCTCCGCGCCCGCAACCCCGCCCCCTACGGCCTGCTGATGAACCTCGCCGCGGGGGAGCACCTGGTCGGGGCCTCGCCCGAGATGTTCGTCCGGGTCGACCCGGACGCCCGCACGGTGGAGTCCTGCCCGATCAGCGGCACCATCGCGCGCGGCGCCGGCCCCCTGGAGGACGCCGAGCGGATCCGCACCCTGCTCGACTCCCGCAAGGAGGAGTCCGAGCTGACCATGTGCACCGACGTGGACCGCAACGACAAGGCCCGCGTGTGCGAGCCGGGCAGCGTGGAAGTGCTCGCCCGCCGCCAGATCGAGCTGTACTCCACCCTCATCCACACCGTCGACCACGTACGCGGACGGCTGCGCGGCGACCGCGACGCCCTCGACGCGTTCCTCACCCACATGTGGGCCGTCACCGTCACCGGGGCGCCCAAGCGCGCCGCCGTCGCCTTCATCGAGGAGCACGAACGCAGCCCCCGCCGCTGGTACGGGGGCGCCGTCGGCCGCATCGGCTTCGACGGAGGCCTGGACACGGCCCTGACCCTGCGCACCATCCAGATCCGCGACGGGGTGGCCACCGTACGGGCGGGCGCCACCCTGCTCTTCGACTCCGACCCGGAGGCGGAGGAGAGCGAGACGATCCTGAAGGCGTTCGCCCTCATCGACGCGGTGGAGAACCCCGCGCCCCGCACTCCGGCCCGAGCCCTGCCACTGACCGCGGGCCCGGGCGCGGTGGGCAGCGGGCGGCCCCCTCGCGTGCTGCTCGTCGACCACCAGGACTCCTTCGTGCACACCCTGGCCGACTACGTCCGCCAGACCGGCGCCGAGGTCCTCACCTACCGGGCGGGTTTCCCGCCGGCGCTGCTCGACGCGCTCGCCCCCGACCTGCTGGTGCTCTCGCCCGGCCCCGGCCGCCCCGCGGACTTCGGGATGTCCGCCCTGATCGAGGAGGCCCTGGCCCGGCACCTGCCCGTGTTCGGGGTCTGCCTGGGCCTCCAGGGCCTGGTGGAGCACTTCGGCGGCACCCTCGGCGTCCTGCCGCACCCGGTCCACGGCAAGCCCTCGCCCGTGGACGTGCTCGACGGCGGCGGCACGGTGTTCAAGAACCTGCCCGCCCGGTTCCCCGCGGGCCGCTACCACTCCCTGTACGCCGAAACGGGCACGCTGCCCGAGGTGTTCGACGTGACCGCCCGTACCCCCGACGGGATCGTGATGGGCATCGAGCACCGCGAACTGCCCGTCGCGGCAGTCCAGTTCCACCCCGAATCGATCATGACCACGGACGGCCGGGCCGGCCACACCCTGATCGCGAACGCCGTCGCCGGGCTCACCCGCGCCGCCGCGCCCCGCATCGGCGCCGGGAGCCCGAGATGA
- a CDS encoding FAD/NAD(P)-binding protein: MSDRQLEVCVIGAGPRGLSVLERLCADARERAAGTTVTVHVVDPARPGAGSVWRTRQSHHLLMNTVASQVTLFTDPSVEMAGAPAPGPSLYAWARALTEGHGHEHGYDAHDGAAHDDQVLAEARDLTPDSYPTRAFYGHYLEWVFRRVVRTAPPRLTVHVHPLRAVRLHDQADGRQCVTLANGTRISDLDAVVMAQGHLPLLPDADEQRLAAFARTHGLRHVLPANPADTELSAVAPGESVALRGLGLNFFDHMALFTLGRGGTFERHDGTLVYRPSGREPRLYAASRRGVPYHSRGRNQKGAHGRHHSRLLTPDRLARLRAVADREGLDFARDLWPLIAKEVETVFHTALLARRAAPGQARRFEESTLATPWGSAEESDVFARFGIGPEDRWDWKRIARPHGDRSFRGADDYRAWLLDVLRRDLAASEAGNVDGPLKAALDVLRDLRNEIRLVVDHGGLTGRSHREDLDGWYTPLNAFLSIGPPPRRIEEMIALVEAGVLTVLGPGMRVETDDRAGVFVVESPEVPGSRTEVTTLVEARLPEPDLRRTADPLLRHLAATGACRPYEIRDPGHGAHRTGGLAVTERPYRLVDAAGRAHPRRFAYGVPTEAVHWVTAAGIRPGVNSVTLGDSDAIALALLDLAVPVPVPAPVPVPAGAAARAAGPGRERP, encoded by the coding sequence GTGAGTGACAGACAGCTGGAGGTCTGCGTCATAGGCGCCGGCCCCCGTGGGCTCTCGGTGCTGGAGCGGCTCTGCGCCGACGCGCGCGAGCGGGCCGCCGGGACCACCGTCACCGTGCACGTCGTGGACCCGGCCCGGCCGGGCGCGGGCAGCGTCTGGCGCACCCGGCAGTCGCACCACCTGCTGATGAACACGGTCGCCTCCCAGGTCACCCTGTTCACCGACCCGAGCGTCGAGATGGCGGGCGCCCCCGCCCCGGGTCCCAGCCTGTACGCCTGGGCCCGCGCCCTCACCGAAGGGCACGGGCACGAGCACGGGTACGACGCTCACGACGGGGCCGCCCACGACGACCAGGTGCTGGCCGAAGCCAGGGACCTCACCCCGGACTCGTACCCGACGCGCGCCTTCTACGGGCACTACCTGGAGTGGGTGTTCCGCCGCGTGGTGCGCACCGCACCCCCGCGGCTCACCGTCCACGTGCACCCCCTGCGCGCGGTCCGCCTCCACGACCAGGCGGACGGACGCCAGTGCGTCACCCTCGCCAACGGCACCCGGATCAGCGACCTCGACGCCGTGGTCATGGCCCAGGGCCACCTGCCCCTGCTCCCCGACGCCGACGAGCAGCGGCTCGCCGCGTTCGCCCGTACGCACGGCCTGCGCCACGTCCTGCCGGCCAACCCCGCGGACACCGAGCTGTCCGCCGTCGCCCCGGGCGAGTCCGTCGCCCTGCGCGGCCTCGGGCTCAACTTCTTCGACCACATGGCCCTGTTCACCCTCGGCCGCGGCGGCACCTTCGAGCGCCACGACGGGACGCTGGTCTACCGCCCCTCCGGCCGCGAACCCCGCCTGTACGCCGCCTCCCGGCGCGGAGTCCCGTACCACTCGCGCGGCCGCAACCAGAAGGGCGCGCACGGCCGCCACCACTCCCGGCTGCTGACCCCGGACCGGCTGGCGCGGCTGCGCGCCGTCGCCGACCGCGAGGGCCTCGACTTCGCCCGCGACCTGTGGCCGCTGATCGCCAAGGAGGTCGAGACCGTCTTCCACACGGCGCTGCTGGCCCGCCGGGCGGCCCCCGGTCAGGCCCGCCGCTTCGAGGAGAGCACCCTGGCGACGCCCTGGGGATCCGCCGAAGAGAGCGACGTGTTCGCCCGGTTCGGCATCGGCCCCGAGGACCGCTGGGACTGGAAGCGGATCGCCCGCCCCCACGGAGACCGGTCCTTCCGCGGCGCCGACGACTACCGGGCGTGGCTGCTGGACGTTCTGCGCCGGGACCTCGCCGCATCCGAGGCGGGGAACGTCGACGGCCCGCTGAAGGCGGCGCTGGACGTCCTGCGCGACCTGCGCAACGAGATCCGGCTGGTCGTGGACCACGGCGGGCTCACCGGCCGCTCCCACCGCGAGGACCTGGACGGCTGGTACACCCCGCTCAACGCCTTCCTGTCCATCGGTCCGCCGCCGCGCCGCATCGAGGAGATGATCGCCCTCGTCGAGGCCGGGGTGCTCACGGTCCTCGGGCCGGGCATGCGGGTGGAAACCGACGACCGGGCCGGGGTGTTCGTCGTCGAATCGCCCGAGGTCCCCGGCTCGCGCACCGAAGTCACCACCCTGGTGGAGGCCCGGCTGCCCGAACCCGATCTGCGCCGCACCGCCGACCCGCTGCTGCGGCACCTGGCCGCCACCGGAGCCTGCCGCCCCTACGAGATCCGCGACCCCGGCCACGGCGCCCACCGCACCGGCGGCCTGGCGGTCACCGAGCGCCCCTACCGGCTGGTCGACGCCGCGGGCCGGGCCCACCCGCGGCGCTTCGCCTACGGGGTGCCGACCGAGGCCGTGCACTGGGTGACGGCCGCGGGCATCCGGCCCGGCGTGAACTCGGTGACCCTCGGGGACTCCGACGCGATCGCGCTGGCCCTGCTCGACCTCGCCGTACCCGTGCCCGTACCCGCACCCGTGCCGGTTCCCGCCGGGGCGGCGGCCCGTGCGGCCGGTCCGGGTCGGGAGCGCCCGTGA